One genomic region from Thermomicrobiales bacterium encodes:
- a CDS encoding peptidylprolyl isomerase: MLDRIRDRIRPGGSQSASRQQRRVTRREREERQQRLLYLTAGIAGAVVILALIIGAAYQYYFYPHGTVASVNGTNIQRQDYWKVRGLQLRQNLAQISQQYQITSADQRPQLEQQASEIQAELDDLRGADLAEDTLSAMVDNLIVLQSIDDMGIEISQADIDEFVAEQFAPAPLSSPTPTPEVDSTAAAWATGTTEASNAAATATVEAAQTAAAASPTAEETGTAEAAETTEPTASTEAETAATETPAAEATDTTESAATPEADETGTPDASPAASPTETPTIAPDDARATAVSRFDQYTDNYLKPSDMSRSDYNRLIVKPELARTRVQEQLESQVPQRAEQIHAAHILVATEEAANAVEERLKNGEDFAAVAAEVSTDTSTAPNGGDLGWFPRGVMVAPFEEAAFALQPDEVSAPVQSSFGWHVIKVFEHEDDRPLTLEMVQSLKSRAYSDWIQDRRNESDIESKIPLTTLQREQNQAANSSFQAPADAPLPPTATPAPLPTEDTGTPTQ; this comes from the coding sequence ATGCTAGATCGAATTCGAGACCGCATCCGGCCTGGCGGTTCCCAGTCTGCGTCCCGTCAGCAACGACGGGTAACGCGGCGTGAGCGCGAAGAGCGCCAGCAACGGCTGCTCTATCTCACAGCCGGCATCGCCGGGGCTGTTGTCATTCTGGCGCTTATTATCGGTGCGGCGTATCAGTACTACTTTTACCCGCACGGTACTGTCGCGTCGGTGAATGGCACGAATATCCAACGGCAGGACTACTGGAAGGTTCGCGGCCTCCAGTTGCGCCAGAATCTGGCTCAGATCAGCCAGCAATACCAGATCACGTCGGCGGACCAGCGCCCGCAGCTTGAGCAGCAGGCATCCGAAATACAGGCCGAGCTTGATGACCTGCGCGGGGCCGACCTGGCGGAAGACACGTTGTCGGCGATGGTTGACAACCTGATCGTCCTCCAGAGCATCGACGACATGGGCATCGAAATCTCGCAGGCCGACATTGATGAGTTTGTCGCCGAGCAGTTCGCGCCGGCACCACTTTCATCGCCGACCCCGACACCGGAAGTTGATTCGACCGCAGCCGCCTGGGCAACCGGCACGACCGAGGCGAGCAACGCCGCAGCGACCGCGACAGTCGAAGCCGCGCAGACCGCTGCAGCCGCCTCTCCGACTGCGGAGGAGACTGGTACAGCCGAAGCTGCTGAGACGACGGAGCCAACCGCGTCGACTGAGGCCGAGACTGCGGCGACAGAGACACCTGCTGCCGAGGCGACCGACACCACCGAGTCTGCGGCCACGCCGGAGGCCGACGAGACCGGCACGCCGGATGCATCACCGGCTGCGTCGCCGACCGAGACTCCGACGATCGCGCCGGACGACGCGCGTGCGACGGCGGTTTCGCGCTTCGATCAGTACACCGACAACTATCTGAAGCCGTCGGACATGAGTCGCTCCGATTACAATCGGTTGATCGTCAAGCCGGAGCTGGCCCGGACGCGTGTGCAGGAGCAGCTGGAGAGTCAGGTGCCGCAGCGCGCTGAGCAGATTCATGCAGCGCACATTCTCGTGGCAACCGAAGAAGCCGCGAATGCCGTTGAGGAGCGCCTGAAGAACGGCGAAGACTTCGCGGCAGTCGCCGCAGAAGTCAGCACCGACACATCGACTGCTCCGAACGGCGGCGACCTGGGATGGTTCCCACGCGGAGTCATGGTGGCACCGTTTGAGGAAGCAGCGTTCGCACTGCAGCCCGACGAGGTGTCTGCACCGGTCCAGTCATCGTTTGGCTGGCACGTCATCAAGGTATTCGAGCACGAAGATGATCGCCCGCTGACGCTGGAGATGGTGCAGTCGCTGAAGTCACGTGCCTATAGCGACTGGATCCAGGACCGTCGCAATGAGAGCGACATCGAGTCGAAGATTCCGCTGACGACACTGCAGCGTGAGCAGAATCAGGCGGCCAACTCGTCGTTCCAGGCACCGGCAGACGCGCCGCTGCCACCGACCGCGACGCCGGCACCGTTGCCAACGGAAGACACCGGCACACCGACCCAGTAA
- a CDS encoding DUF1648 domain-containing protein, with the protein MIDPEPDMRSGRGPLADEPASVWPVAHGAGRTVGIALLIFEILIVILAFWRSQSAGGVALWLLWLLMLAMVAAAVGTSWLLRGLGGLSYGLDDEKLTVRWMGRPHVIALAEIVAVEYDPHVPVSASGWEPFWPGLSIATQRRKDGIWQVWATLPRRSRVRIRTMSGGIEISPLRPIRFLVDIDHRRARRPDMPAMPQARPAPTRRPVEDAPPRRKPAAPDRERPETAPPADDGFAAASPARPGPVVYFYRDLFRDGLLHDRLSSNLIALGVIIPLLMVAFLISQMEGVPDPVALHWDALGEVARTGSPSALWQMPVLSGLILVGNTALAALLIAVDRFLARLMLMATPFVQIAAAVALIRLVS; encoded by the coding sequence ATGATCGATCCTGAGCCTGACATGCGATCTGGTCGCGGACCGCTGGCCGACGAACCTGCCAGCGTCTGGCCGGTGGCGCACGGTGCTGGCCGCACGGTGGGGATCGCGCTGCTCATCTTTGAGATCCTGATCGTCATCCTCGCGTTCTGGCGCTCGCAATCGGCGGGCGGGGTGGCGCTCTGGCTGCTGTGGTTGCTGATGCTGGCGATGGTCGCTGCAGCAGTTGGCACATCCTGGTTGCTGCGCGGGCTTGGTGGGCTGTCCTATGGGCTGGATGATGAGAAGCTGACGGTTCGCTGGATGGGTCGGCCGCATGTCATCGCTCTCGCCGAGATCGTCGCGGTCGAGTACGACCCACATGTGCCGGTGAGTGCGTCAGGTTGGGAGCCGTTCTGGCCGGGCCTGAGCATCGCGACCCAGCGCCGTAAAGATGGGATCTGGCAGGTCTGGGCGACGCTCCCGCGCCGCAGCCGCGTGCGCATTCGCACGATGAGCGGCGGCATCGAGATCTCGCCGCTCCGACCGATCCGCTTCCTCGTTGACATCGACCATCGGCGCGCTCGTCGCCCGGATATGCCGGCGATGCCGCAGGCACGGCCCGCGCCGACACGTCGTCCGGTTGAGGACGCACCACCCCGCCGCAAGCCCGCCGCACCGGACCGCGAACGTCCCGAGACTGCCCCACCGGCTGACGACGGGTTCGCCGCAGCCTCCCCGGCCCGCCCCGGACCAGTGGTCTACTTCTATCGCGACCTGTTTCGCGACGGCCTGCTACACGACCGGCTGTCGTCGAACCTGATTGCGCTGGGCGTGATCATCCCGCTGCTGATGGTCGCCTTCCTCATCAGCCAGATGGAGGGTGTGCCCGATCCTGTGGCGCTGCACTGGGATGCACTCGGCGAAGTTGCGCGCACTGGATCACCGTCGGCGCTCTGGCAGATGCCGGTGCTGTCGGGTCTGATTCTGGTCGGCAACACGGCGCTGGCGGCCCTGCTGATCGCCGTCGATCGGTTTCTCGCCCGCCTGATGCTGATGGCGACGCCCTTTGTCCAGATCGCCGCGGCGGTCGCGCTGATCCGTCTGGTCTCCTGA
- a CDS encoding CDP-alcohol phosphatidyltransferase family protein: MANLITVGRVLLLFGAIAMLYSENYVAIVIAGIIIAVVFAGDGFDGWVARKRGSTSRLGAVLDIAGDRVVENALWVVFAHLSLVGVWAPLVVLTRSFTVDVMRSVALAEGKTPFGDATMARSRITWFLTASRFSRTAYGWSKALGFVFLAWLVAWHLPDADGRFLSTFYDQQAFRFVGWVLVYASVTLCVIRGLPVIYDAMYYLKDPEDRTETPDAQVASSAERAEQSEPA, encoded by the coding sequence ATGGCTAATCTCATCACCGTCGGACGTGTACTCCTGCTGTTCGGCGCGATTGCGATGCTGTACAGCGAAAACTATGTCGCGATCGTCATTGCTGGCATCATCATCGCCGTCGTATTCGCCGGTGATGGCTTCGATGGCTGGGTCGCTCGCAAGCGCGGGTCGACGTCCCGGCTGGGTGCGGTGCTCGACATTGCCGGTGACCGCGTTGTTGAGAACGCGCTCTGGGTCGTGTTTGCGCATCTGAGCCTGGTCGGTGTCTGGGCACCGCTCGTCGTGCTGACTCGCTCGTTCACGGTTGATGTCATGCGGTCGGTGGCGCTTGCCGAAGGGAAAACGCCGTTTGGCGATGCCACGATGGCGCGCTCGCGGATTACCTGGTTCCTGACTGCGTCACGATTCAGCCGCACAGCGTACGGCTGGTCGAAGGCGCTCGGCTTCGTCTTCCTGGCCTGGCTGGTCGCCTGGCATCTGCCGGACGCAGACGGTCGCTTCCTCAGCACGTTCTACGATCAGCAGGCGTTCCGATTCGTCGGCTGGGTTCTCGTCTACGCATCGGTGACACTATGCGTTATCCGTGGACTGCCAGTGATTTACGACGCGATGTATTACCTGAAAGACCCGGAAGATCGTACGGAGACGCCAGATGCACAGGTGGCGTCATCCGCCGAGCGGGCCGAGCAGAGTGAGCCAGCATAA